The nucleotide sequence GGCTGACGGCAGCAGCCTCTGCACACAGAGATGCAGGTAAACCGAGGCCCCGAGCAGCACACAGACGGACGGGCGGATTCCAGGCCTTCATCCTCTCCAGCTGGGACCCCACAGGCCCAGCAGAGGGAAGGCAGACTCCCCCCGCACTCGACTCTGAAGCCCTCCCCCtctcgcgcccccccccccccgccccgggggcaGCACCTTACCGGCTGTGGCTTGCTCAGGTGGTCGCCTCTCCTCTCCCGCTTCTTGAAGGACTCGTACGCAGCAGGATCTATTCCCCACAAACACTCTGTCCATTTTCCATAGATCATAAAGAGCTTCTTTTTGCTGTAGTCAAAgggaattttaattttgcttaagtttatttatttatctttagtaatctctacacccaacgtgggctcagactcacgaccTGGAGATTAAGAGCcgtgtgctcttctgactgagccagccaggcgccccatcaaagggaatttttaaaaccGTGTTTATAGCAATTATAAACCCTTCATCTAAACAGGCAGCACCTCGATTGTGACCGTGACCGTGGAGTACATTCCCATTCTGGTTTGTCTCCTTGTGAATTTGAGAACCTCTCTGGACAGAGGTGCGAAGAGGAAAATCTGCCTTTGAGGGTCCCCCCTCGGGCCTAATTTGCCAAAGCAGAAAGAAGATAAGGGCACAAGCCCCCACGAGTGTGGACAAGAAAAGGTGAGAAAAAGGGAAGGTTTCGCTGGAACCCACGTGCTGGTCTGGCCACTGCCCTTGAAATACATGAACCTCCAAGACTGTGTCCTTCCCTTTCCTACAAATCACATCAACAGCCCTCGCAATTTCAGCTGGCATTGTCTGCTTTATCTTCATATCCACAGATCGGATGCCCACATCAGTACCCGTCTGCTTGCTTCATTTCCTAACGACCTCTGGAAACTGTCCAGATCAACCACCAGAGCGCTTTGCCGGACTCCAAAAGGAACAACGCCAACAGCGCtggactgttttttgtttttcctttttgtcttttttgtgtcttcctgCGGGGAAAGCACGGTGGCCACGCACCGCCTGGAGATGCTGTTCTGCCAGGCGTGTGACATTTCTGGGAGGGCGGGCACCCCTGCCTCGGGCTCAGCCCGGAAAGTGGCCACGCGGGGACTGGTGGGGGACACTCGGCCAGTCCTCACTCAGGACTTAGTCACCTTGGCCAACATATTCTGTCCCCAAGAGGCACGGCGTTAGGCAAGAGCTCACTCCAGTTTGGGATGGAAAATCAAAAAATCAGAACAGGGTTTGCAGACCCTCCGGGACGGTGCGCGTGGCAGTGAGGAGTGGCCCGTTTCTGCAGGCCCGTTTCACGCTGACCACGGTCTCtctctgggttgtttccaccacCAGGGACAGGCTGCTCGGGGCAATGGCCGGTGCCCTTGTCCTGAAGAGGGCTGCTGTCCTGCAAGGTCTCCGAGCTGAGCCCCGGCTCACTTCAGTGGGCACGGCGGTCAGAGTCTAAAGTCTAAAAGCATCTGACAGGCTGTTTGAACAGGTGACTTTCTGGTACTCAGCAGCAGAAGAAACAGCACCCACCGTTTTACCCTGGAAACTTGTTTCTAATTAAAACGTAGgtggggaacctggctggctcagtgggtggggcACCTGACTCtcgatgtcagggttgtgagttcaagccccatgttcgcATGGAGGCTacttcaaaaaaaggaaaaaaagaaagaaagaaaagaaagaaaagaaagaaagaaagaaagaaagaaagaaagaaaaagaaaatgtctagtTTTTAGGAGGTGGAAGGGGTTTCATGACATTATACAAATCCCAATTTCCTGACTGCGGAATAAAAAGTGAGAAATCGGAGGccaaaaacataagataaaataaCCCaaaggtcggggcgcctgggcggctcggtcggtcaagcgtccaacttcggctcaggtcacggtctcgcagccccgagtcgggctctgtgctgacagctcgcagcctggagcctgcttcgaattctgtgtccccGCCCGAccctccgcctctctctgcccctcccctactcacgctctgtctctctctctcaaaaataagtaaacattacaaaaaatgtttttttaaataacccaaAGGAGAGAGAACCCCGGGAAATCTATTGGGAACTTCTGACCGTTTCTCTGGTCCAACACGTAAAAAGTCTCTAACTCCCAGAGTGCCACGAGCCGGCCCGTGGAACTGAGGCTCCCACTACGGTCTGAGTTGTGCCTGGCAACACGTGGCAGACACCGCTCCGGAGGAGACGCGTGGTCACGTCTTCAACCTCAGCTCTGTTCGCAAAAACGCAGCGTTTCCTCTCAGTGAGAGCACCTCATCTCCTCACGTCCATTTGATCAAAAGGAGTCAGACCCAGACCTCTCCTCCTCAGGAGAGGGCGAGACAGACCCCGATCACTCGCCGCCCGGAAACGACACTTAAAACTAACCCTTCGTCTCTCTGTAGACCCAGTGAGGGAGTGTCTTCTCTAGACCAAACAGAGTCATAATCTTTTCTAGCGTGAGCGAACGTCACTGGCACGCCCACATCGCCATCAAGGGGCGCACGCGCCGCCCACGGTGAGCCACCCGGACGCAGACCTACTTTTTGTCCTGGATGTGCCCCTCCACTTTGTGAAGTTCTTTTCCAAACAGTCCACACGGTTTAAAATGAAGCACACACTTATCTCCAGTTCTGCGGGAAAAACAAACACAGGCTTCCGTTGTACGACGCGAAATGTCTGGGAAAGGTGAACCGAGACACCCGGGTGGCCGGGGCTGGGGCGTCGGGCAGTGACCGCGATGGGCGCGGGCCACCTTTCTGGGGTGACGGAGATGCTCTGACACTGCCTGGTGGCAACGGTACAGTTCAGTAGATACGCGGAAACTCACTCAAATGCGTGAATTTTACGGTATGCaaactgtatctcaataaagctgctgaAAGACAAAGCCGCTATGTCACGAACTTCCAGGAGGAAGGTTCGCGGGTGGACAGAGGTCAGTATTTGAGGATGTTTCACGTGGGAATCCCGTCATTCTTTAGTGtcatttaaaatctcaaaatcaaTTCGCTACTGCAAGTGAAACCAAAACAAGAGGTGAGCAGGGGCACGAAGATGATGCCACCACCGAGCAGCACCATGGCGGCCACCCCCAGGCCTGGCTCTTCCCGCAGGCGCGCCGAACCCCGACGGCCTGAATGGCAGCCGGGAGCAGGCCGGAAGCGTGTCCCCGAGCTCACGGCAAGCGCGTCTGGGGCTCGGCGCGGTCTCCGACTGGCGCGCGACCGGTGCCATTACCTGTGGTTCAGAATCTCCACCGTCCCGTACTGCTCTATCCAGAGCTTCCCGATAATCACGTTGTGCACACAGCAGGTAGGGTTGGTCCAGGTGTAAGCCTCATTGTGTCTGTGAAAGATGCCAGAAAACACGCGAGTCAGACGCCAGCAAACAAAAGACACTGCGTGACCCTAAAAAGCAAAATACCAGACAGAATTAAGCCATAATTGCCTTAAAACCTGTGCCGGGGTAGAATACCGCTTTGAACTCCCTCGAACGGCGGctatttatttagcatttgtttgaaatttatttctgctttcctttgtagCATCAACAAAGCTTTCTACTTAAATGTCGAGACAAGTTAATAAGCAACAGGAGACCACCgagacaaagagaaaaggccGTCCCGGGAAGCTGTCCACACGACGGCCTCTTCAGCCGGCGCCTGCGGGAGCCGCACGGCCCACACCCCGCCCGAGGTCCAGGGAGCAGCTCCGTGTGGAGCGCCTTCCCAGACGCCTTTGCTCGTATCCCTCATCCTCCCCCAGTGGCCTGACCCAAGGAGAAAAGAACCCCCACGGATGTGATGCAAGTTCGTGAGACCCGTGTCTCGAGGGAGGCCGTGTCAAAGAGCCGTGATCAAGGGCAGAGACTAGCTCAAAGCAGAAGTATTTCAGGACAAGTATTCGGGGCCCCTCAAATTTCCAGGGGAAACTCAAATGCGTTAATCAGTAAGATTTGCCACTTTTCAGTTCTGCATGCCCCGCCCCAAGAAAGCACGGACCGCCGCAAGACGCACATGCTTCCCAGAAGTGGGGTGCCCTCACTGCACCTGGTGACCCCATCAGCCCTGGGTACACGGGGGTCAGGGGCTGGTATTCTCCGGCAACCAGCCAGGCTGGGCCAACGTGAAACAAAAATCATACCCCGTGCTTCATCACGGCGGGCCACGGTTAGCAAGACGCGCATCTCAGGGAGCCTGCGGCACGCCGTGGCCTAGACCGGGTCTACGCTGGTTTTGCAACGTCCACGCGACTGCTAGAGATGGGCTTTTGCTTTGCGAGGTGTCCGAACAAACACCGGGGAGCGTTTGGACTGAGATTTCATGGGTGTGCGGGCAGCCTCCACGACGCCCCTCAaagtcccccacctcccaggtttcatccgtgtctccctcccaccctcaagCAGCGTGGTCCTCGTGACCAACGAGGGTTTAAGGTCAGGGTGAGGCCACCTCTGCAATGAGGTCCTAAGAGACACCGTGGCTCCATCCCCCTTGGGTCCCCAGCTCTGGTGGATGCCAGCACCCCGCTGTGAGCACCCCCCGGCCTCCCGCCAACGGCCACGGAAGGGGGCCTACAAGCAGATGTCCCACCAGCCGCCTTCGGCCCGCGTCCTGCCCGCCACCTCACGGGACCCCGAGCCAGAGCGCCTGCcacgctgccccccccccaccccggccctagCCCTCAGAAACCACGTGGCAGAGGAGAGAGCGGCTGTTGTAAGGTGCTACGTGCGGCTCATCACCAAGCGGAAGGACTACCACAGGCAGTGACTAAAGCCATCCAGGTCCTCGGTGGGCTGTCCCAGACGCCCACATCACACCCAGTCCCGATGAGGGGTCTGGGGGGCGTTGCCTGTTCGAAGGAGTGTCTGCCGGGGGAAAGCCCCTTCCGCTGGAACTCAAGAAAGGCGCCCGCCCGGCCCCCGGCCTCCGCACTCACTTGAGCAGCTCCAGCGTGATGGTGCCCCGGGGCTCGGCCTCCACGCTCTTGCCCCAGAACTTCAGCTTCGGGTAGATGGAGCCGTGAAACAAGAAGTCCTGGTGGAGGCCTTCTGAATAAAATGCACTGATCGGGGGGTGGTGGCTCACCTGCTCGGATATGAATCTGAATCCTAAATCCTCCCTAGGCACaaaaacaagagggagagagcacatcaGTGACAGCGAAATCCGACAAAGGTTGGCTCGGCACACCTCTTGGGGGAGCCCCGCAGCCCCTGGCCACCCTGAGTGACAGAAATATTCAACACTCGCTCTCTGACGCCACCCTTGGCCTGACACtgaccgcccccccgcccccccgacaCTTGCACGTGCGCCCACCGCCTCTGGGCAAATCTGAACCCCGCATGGAAGGAGAAAGAGTGTGAGGGGCCTCCACCCACGCTGCCCCCAGCACGTGCAGGTCTAGAAGAAAACTCCTAGAGCCGGTGATTTAGACGCGGCCACCTCAGCCCTCGAGGGGCACCCAGCGCCCAAGAACCGCAAGAGCGGGGAGCTCACGGCCTTCCCGAAGGGGGCCCTCCTCTAGTCCCTGCTAGGGCTCCTGGAAGTTCTGTGACGTGCCATGTCTGATGCCCCAAGATACTCCTGGGCCAGGAAATGGGATTTTCAGTACATGctctttttcaataaaaatgtcagtttttaatTGTTCCGGAACTGTGAATACACCTACAGTTGTAGtcgttaaaaattataaaagctaaACCACATAATTACTAACTTAACTGGAATCAGAATTTCCAATCGTTACAGAGGAAGGAAAGttgaaaaattagattttaaaaggttGCCAACCAAGGTATGTAATTTACAAAATGAATACTTGTCTAAGAAAAGAAAGTGCTATTTTTAGCCGCTGAGGAGCAATCTGTAGGGAAGAAGACACTGGAGAAGGACTCGGTTTAGTTACAAAGCTCCTCAGACCGGAAGGGACCTCGGGGCCCCGCGTGCAGCAGACGCGGCCGCAGTGCGACCTGGACCCGAAGACGGGCCTGCACGCCCGGGAAGATGCTCGTTTCTCGGTCAGTCCGGGGCTTCGCCTCAACCCCTCAGCCGAATCCTGGAAGTGACTGATGATCAGGGGTGGCCGTCAGCACCACGGGTCGTGGATAGTGGGTCATGCTGTCTCTGAACCCACGTGCTCACTTCCCGTCGTCTGGAACTTCTTTCGTATCAGCTTTAATTCCTCTTTTCAAGATCTGTTAATGGTGCTTTTTAATAACGAAAACGCCAATAATTTCCTGGTGGCTAGACAAGGTCAGAGCCACCCACCCGGGCACCAGGACACATGCACCGTGGGGAGGCAGCAGAGGCGTGGCTGATAAAGAAAGCGCTCTCTGGGAACTCACAACAAAAGTTCCTCTGAACAGTGAGTCTCGGGGCGGGTCTTTCCCTCACCTGGGCCTCAGGTCCCCCGTTTCTGGACTGAAGAAGCAGGGACTTGCCACGGTCACCCAGGGTCGCCTGCACGGACCCCCACGGCAGCACCGTGCCTCTAACACGCCCGGCTGCCTCCAAGGCAGCGGGGTTCCGAAAGCAGGTGCCCGCGCACCGAGCGGCAGCCAACATCTCCGTCCGTGAGAAAACCAGGCCAGCGGCACGCAGAGGGGCCAGCGGCAGGGCCGCCCCGGGGCGGCCAGAAACGGGTCAGAGCCCGGACCCGGACATCTGTGCCACCGTCCGAGTGGGAGGTGATTTATGCCTGTGTTGCTAACACTGCCGACTCCTCCCGCAAAGGTGTGAAAGCAgtgctgacacacacacaccctggcacACGCTTCCCTGAGCCGCACGCGCCCGGAGCGCCGACTCAAGCagacccaccccccaccgcccgtCCACAGCCACTTACTCACCTTTGAGAAACTCTCATCATGAACAACTCGGCCATTAAGGGCAATAAACGGCCCGAGAAGCACAACCCGCAGGGCTCCCTGAGACCCCTCAAGACGCCGTGACGACACAGCGCGCCGCCACGACTCCGCGGCGCAAGGGGGCGGTGCGTGCGTCAAGCTGGGGCGCACGCAGACGCCAGACACAAAACGTGGCAGCGTAACTTAGCAAAAGCCTGTGACACCGTGGGGAAATGACGATGGCACGATGCTAAATGACAGACCACACACGTGCTCGCACTCAAGGAAATCGACCACAACCTTCACGGTCTCCTGTGGGATGACGTCTCCCTTTTCGCTTTTCTCAACTCACGCGTCTTCTAAAAAGGGTGTGCTCTTATCGTTGAAGTTACGCTTTCATTCACTAAGACACCCCCACAGACTCTCTACAGGACCCGGAGGGAGCCCCAAACGGCCCCACAGAGGAGCCCCAGCCGGGCTGAGCAGATGGCGGGGAGCACAGCGCCACCGTCCGCTGATTTACTTGCTGGTCTGGGTGGGCAGCTCACGCGGGCAGCGGGGTCGGGAAAGAGCACCCCAAACAGGCCCGGTCCACCCTCGTGGGGCCCCCGCCAGGACCGCCACAGGCCGTGCCGTTTCTGGGGCGTGCGCGGGGCTCAAAGACCAGGTCAGAAGAccaggtcggggggggggggggggcggcacggGGAGCCACCCGGCAGAGACCCCACCCGGCCCCTGGCCAGCACACGGGAGCTACTGCCCGCAGCCGCACCTGCCCTGGTGACAGTCACCAGATGCCCTGCTGACGTGGGCCGGGCCCGTGTCCACGTCGGTTCCAGGCGAGCCAGCGCCCCTCCGTCGCCTGTcgcctcccctcctctctggagCCCGGCGCTCCGCTTCAGCCCTGCGCAGCCGTGCCGGGCGCCCGCGGCCCCGACCCCTTACCTGATCAGCTCGTACGTCTCTCCCAGGAGCGGGTTGAAGGGCTTGCCGGTCCTCTCCCACTGGGAAGCCACCGCCGACACCGCGAAGGCAGCAACGCACTGGGAACAGCGCACAGGACGGTGAGTGGGGGGCCACGGGGGGGACGCGCAGCCTCTCCGCGCCAGGTGTGCTCCCGCTGGCACGGGTCTCCCTCGTCACGTGTTTTGAGATTACGGAACTTCCGGGGAAACGCCCGTCAGCGCGAGCACTTCCTCAAACCACACAGGCAGGAATcgtgcgcccccctcccccagcccgggTGGCCCTGAGGCCCCGTGCCAGGTCGGCGGGGTGGCCGCACCCACAcacggtggcgggggggggggggggggggggccggtcCCGAGCGGACCTAGGAGGAGCCGAGGCACAGGGCAGGACGGCACCCAGGGGTCGGCGGGAGCCACGCGGGCCGATCACCGCGGGGCCACGCTCACTGGACACCAGTCTCGTGGCTGGCACCCCCGGAAGGGGCCCACTGCCCACCTGCATCCTTTCCAGGGCCTGGGACTGGCAGGAGGCTCTGTGAATGAGGTCCACGTGCTCCATGTACTCCGTGATCCGCTGGAGGAAACTCAGAGGCTCATTGAAGGCGATGGGCATGGTGATCTTGGACAGCTCCTGGAAGGAGCCGGTGAAGACCCGTCACCACGGGACGGTCCCCAGGAACCCGAGCCCACGCCCGCCCCGCTCTGAGCGCAGGGAAGATGCTCGTCCAGCTCGTCAGGAGAAAGGAAGTCAACCCCGTGGAGACCCGGCCTGCTCGCCTGCTCGAGCAGCAGCGCTGCACACGGGCcacgggcagggcagggcagggcaggacggAGAGAGGCCCCCACGGCCAGTGGGGGTGCAGAACGGGGCCGCCTGGAGACGGGGCACCACGGCAGAAGCGCGGGCGCACCTGCCCTTCGGTCCCGCGGCCGTTTCCGGGAGCCCGCCCCACAGATGCTCTGGCAAACACACAGCAGACGCGTGACAGGGATAGGCGGCCAGAAGGCACGGCACCGCGGGGTGACCGTAAGCCTAAGCAGTGGCTCTACGTGGCTGTGGCACCACGCAGCGAAACAGAGGCGGAAAAGCCTCTAGTTCAtctgaggaaagagggaggacGTGACACACGGTCCCCTCACGAGGCACGGGAAGACAGACCACGGAGGGTGGAAACGGTCTCCTCGAGGGGAAGGGCCAGTACAGCGCGAGGGCAGGGACAGGAAGGGAAATTCTCGGAACCTCGGCCCAGAGATCTGACTTTAGGTTTACGATTTTGAACAAAAGTAATTTAGAAAAGCAACGTCCAAACATCGAGAACAAAAGAAGCAGACGAGCGCACGCAAGCTCTGGGGGCCCAGCCACGTGGACGGGGACCACGGCAGGTAACTCCAAGCACGGTGACCGGAGACGCGCCTTCCGGACAAAACGACCCACAAAAGGCAACCAACACCCACGTGTCAGCACACACGCTGGTGGCGGCAGAAGTGGTCCTGTCCTCCGGAACTGTCGTGTGTGTGGGATAGAGCAGGTGAGTCATTAATTGAGTGCTGGTCTAAATCGGTCACCTGCACTGTCGTTAGAAACTGGGATCGTCGGCGTGGGGAGACGAGGCGCAGACATTCGACCGAGGGGGCTGGGGTAATCCCGTCATCCCAGATTTCAACCGTCGTCGAAACAAATCCAAACAGCTCCTAGCTCTCCCCCTGGAAAGACCTAGAACAGCAATTCATAGCCCACCCCCTACCCCTAGGGCCCAGCTGTGGTCctgagtcctctctctccctgcacaaGCGGCTGACTCCAGATCCTGGACGAGAAAGGGACAGAATGAGCCAGAGCTTCGTCTATAAGGGATCACGGCCAAGCCGAAGAGGCTATTAACAGCCAAAGAGGGAGTGGCTCGGGGGCTGGAATGGACCGGGGAGGTCTGACTCCGtgagtttgaaaaaaaacaaacacagacaaGCTAGTTGGTTACACTGGCCATGCTGGGTCATGCTAGTGAACAACATCACGTGGCGACCGTGATAAAGTGAGAATCACTCACTGACCCTGACTTTCTTCTGCAAACCGCACTGGCGGCCGCAGAAGGGCACGTTCTCGGCACAAAAACGtcccagaaaataaaggaagagtgACAGCACCGGCCCGAGCGCCAGGAGCTCTTAGTCGGGAGGGAGGTAACACCACAGACGGCAGAAGCACAGACAGAACGGTGCTCCGACAGCCGGGGACCGGACCCGGCGGGTAGCGGATGGTGTTAACGCGTGGCCTTCTGAAGTGTGAGGGTGGCCGTGCTGGTGGTAAAGAGAATCTGTATCCTTCAGCAACACGAAAGTATTCACAAGTGGGGTCTGCTTCAAAATACGAGGAGAGGCGGGAAGCGGCGAGGCGTGGCGGTGTTCCCCGGCCCTGCCTGCCTCAGCGGCCCGTTGGCCAGCCCGGGGCCGCCGTCCCAGTGGGCGAAGGAGGAAGAGGGCCGTGTGCCACCCCAGAGGCGAAGCCCGTGGGTGCTGAGCCGGTGTAGCCCGGGGACGCGCCGACCCACGCGTTAATCCGAATCCATC is from Panthera uncia isolate 11264 chromosome A3 unlocalized genomic scaffold, Puncia_PCG_1.0 HiC_scaffold_11, whole genome shotgun sequence and encodes:
- the OSBPL2 gene encoding oxysterol-binding protein-related protein 2 isoform X3; this encodes MLSQELSKITMPIAFNEPLSFLQRITEYMEHVDLIHRASCQSQALERMQCVAAFAVSAVASQWERTGKPFNPLLGETYELIREDLGFRFISEQVSHHPPISAFYSEGLHQDFLFHGSIYPKLKFWGKSVEAEPRGTITLELLKHNEAYTWTNPTCCVHNVIIGKLWIEQYGTVEILNHRTGDKCVLHFKPCGLFGKELHKVEGHIQDKNKKKLFMIYGKWTECLWGIDPAAYESFKKRERRGDHLSKPQPDDSSQKADGDVADAVPEVQETVQVIPGSKLLWRVNTRPPNSAQMYNFTSFTVSLNELQSGMEKTLAPTDCRLRPDIRGMENGDMDLASQEKERLEEKQREARRERAKQEAEWQTRWFHQGSNPHTGAPDWLYAGGYFERNFSRCPDIY
- the OSBPL2 gene encoding oxysterol-binding protein-related protein 2 isoform X2, coding for MNGEEEFFDAVTEASQRVAAVMCVDSGRSNGVGKAGERPPRENGIQKHRTSLPAPMFTRSDFSVWSILKKCIGLELSKITMPIAFNEPLSFLQRITEYMEHVDLIHRASCQSQALERMQCVAAFAVSAVASQWERTGKPFNPLLGETYELIREDLGFRFISEQVSHHPPISAFYSEGLHQDFLFHGSIYPKLKFWGKSVEAEPRGTITLELLKHNEAYTWTNPTCCVHNVIIGKLWIEQYGTVEILNHRTGDKCVLHFKPCGLFGKELHKVEGHIQDKNKKKLFMIYGKWTECLWGIDPAAYESFKKRERRGDHLSKPQPDDSSQKADGDVADAVPEVQETVQVIPGSKLLWRVNTRPPNSAQMYNFTSFTVSLNELQSGMEKTLAPTDCRLRPDIRGMENGDMDLASQEKERLEEKQREARRERAKQEAEWQTRWFHQGSNPHTGAPDWLYAGGYFERNFSRCPDIY
- the OSBPL2 gene encoding oxysterol-binding protein-related protein 2 isoform X1 is translated as MNGEEEFFDAVTGFDSESSSGGFSEASQRVAAVMCVDSGRSNGVGKAGERPPRENGIQKHRTSLPAPMFTRSDFSVWSILKKCIGLELSKITMPIAFNEPLSFLQRITEYMEHVDLIHRASCQSQALERMQCVAAFAVSAVASQWERTGKPFNPLLGETYELIREDLGFRFISEQVSHHPPISAFYSEGLHQDFLFHGSIYPKLKFWGKSVEAEPRGTITLELLKHNEAYTWTNPTCCVHNVIIGKLWIEQYGTVEILNHRTGDKCVLHFKPCGLFGKELHKVEGHIQDKNKKKLFMIYGKWTECLWGIDPAAYESFKKRERRGDHLSKPQPDDSSQKADGDVADAVPEVQETVQVIPGSKLLWRVNTRPPNSAQMYNFTSFTVSLNELQSGMEKTLAPTDCRLRPDIRGMENGDMDLASQEKERLEEKQREARRERAKQEAEWQTRWFHQGSNPHTGAPDWLYAGGYFERNFSRCPDIY